One region of Wyeomyia smithii strain HCP4-BCI-WySm-NY-G18 chromosome 3, ASM2978416v1, whole genome shotgun sequence genomic DNA includes:
- the LOC129730307 gene encoding uncharacterized protein LOC129730307 — MKVGGRRKMAPGRLLPLLLLGMLCHGSADAAVPPPSTGASVDTEVAAAAILNKDFVGKKFLPDLSDVKLDAVPELHQGAAKQFKALWDEHLTGAKEYDVVKDIPFTLIVPDRIDRLVFKGSESRAKEFLLEHVIPGALMEMKDHNVYGNMNRHSVGVNLTCVNMLMGYVLQYMSHQETKYAARHNVSDSLTMIFIEGNLTDNRAVNTNKLNKRNIQENNRYNEPQRLEMKNATKELAAIKENRIGQHLMNFLASMKSGAKVFQHFLSNSNLSQLLDDSSYMVLIPSDTAFQRWHPIDWGFYPFSVQEFTESVLRNHFVRVRQPLRMADLRTMTTEQRFKTLGGEYVVLKGRPSPTVNNVSILYDYTLSNGVEVFVISEVLFVSEAVVSRLHQMHKDKETPPLLAFPWFGAQFLSHSFLALERDNRFTQITRFLNTAEIAQYISGSNYTFFVPTDEAFERYSFDILSDNVLASEKGVKLLLNHFIKGRLYDRDLREGEVLETIGGLPVKIHRTFDNNVTVNSARIIESEVFVYNLGTMFYVNDVLYPEQLKEEVTAITEMRNPDKNIPPEDIGDVYTTERSPAEHPASVPTTIQRIHFTTSPDVEIVPLEITEPNGNEGDILLQEDEIITPKALPVKYYFAPKK, encoded by the exons ATGAAAGTGGGTGGCAGAAGAAAAATGGCCCCCGGTCGGCTGCTTCCTCTGCTCCTGCTGGGTATGTTGTGCCACGGTAGTGCTGATGCCGCTGTTCCACCACCGTCAACTGGTGCGAGTGTGGATACAGAGGTTGCAGCGGCAGCAATTCTGAACAAAGATTTTGTCGGAAAGAAGTTTCTACCAGACCTCAGTGATGTGAAGCTGGATGCAGTTCCGGAACTTCATCAGGGCGCAGCCAAGCAGTTCAAGGCTCTGTGGGATGAACACCTCACCGGAGCCAAGGAATATGATGTAGTAAAAG ATATTCCATTCACGTTGATCGTCCCGGATAGGATCGACCGGTTGGTGTTCAAAGGCAGCGAGTCGCGTGCCAAGGAATTTCTGCTGGAACACGTCATTCCCGGGGCGCTGATGGAGATGAAAGACCACAACGTTTACGGCAATATGAACCGGCACTCGGTGGGCGTCAATTTAACCTGCGTTAACATGCTGATGGGCTACGTACTGCAGTACATGAGCCACCAGGAGACAAAGTACGCCGCCCGGCACAACGTCAGCGACTCGTTGACTATGATCTTCATCGAGGGAAACCTTACCGACAATAGAGCGGTGAACACCAATAAATTGAATAAGCGAAATATCCAGGAAAACAACCG ATATAACGAACCGCAGCGATTGGAGATGAAGAATGCTACCAAAGAGCTGGCGGCCATCAAGGAGAACCGAATTGGGCAACACTTGATGAACTTTCTGGCAAGCATGAAGTCCGGCGCTAAGGTTTTCCAGCACTTCCTCTCCAACAGCAATTTGAGCCAACTGCTGGACGACAGCTCCTACATGGTGCTGATTCCCTCCGATACCGCATTCCAACGGTGGCATCCGATCGATTGGGGATTCTACCCGTTCAGTGTGCAGGAATTCACGGAGAGTGTTCTGCGGAATCACTTTGTTCGTGTGCGACAGCCCCTCCGAATGGCCGACCTGCGTACAATGACCACGGAGCAGAGGTTTAAAACTCTCGGCGGAGAGTATGTAGTACTTAAGGGCAGGC CTTCCCCAACCGTGAACAATGTGTCCATTTTATACGATTACACACTATCCAATGGAGTCGAAGTGTTTGTCATCTCTGAAGTCTTGTTCGTGTCCGAAGCGGTCGTGTCACGATTGCATCAG ATGCATAAGGATAAGGAAACTCCTCCGCTGCTAGCCTTCCCGTGGTTTGGTGCCCAGTTCCTTTCACACTCATTCCTGGCACTGGAACGTGACAATCGATTCACGCAGATCACGCGCTTCCTCAACACAGCCGAGATCGCTCAATACATATCCGGTTCCAACTATACCTTCTTCGTACCCACAGATGAAGCTTTCGAACGGTACAGCTTCGACATTTTGTCGGACAATGTTCTCGCATCGGAAAAAGGCGTCAAACTGTTGTTGAACCATTTCATCAAAGGTCGCCTGTACGATCGCGACTTGAGGGAAGGTGAAGTTTTGGAAACTATCGGAGGCCTTCCGGTGAAGATTCATCGGACGTTCGATAACAACGTGACTGTGAACAGCGCCAGGATCATCGAATCAGAAGTTTTTGTTTACAACCTGGGAACGATGTTCTACGTGAACGACGTTCTCTACCCGGAGCAGCTTAAGGAAGAAGTGACAGCCATTACAGAAATGAGGAACCCAGATAAGAATATCCCACCGGAAGACATCGGTGACGTTTATACGACCGAACGCAGCCCAGCAGAGCACCCTGCCTCAGTGCCCACAACGATACAACGGATACATTTTACGACAAGCCCCGATGTGGAGATTGTGCCACTGGAAATAACCGAACCCAATGGTAACGAGGGTGACATTTTGCTCCAGGAGGACGAAATTATCACGCCCAAGGCGTTGCCGGTAAAGTACTACTTTGCGCCAAAGAAATAA